From a single Sphingobium lignivorans genomic region:
- a CDS encoding entericidin A/B family lipoprotein — protein sequence MKGSLLLAALLGAALVLSGCATVKGLGRDIESVGQAGSDAINR from the coding sequence ATGAAGGGCTCGCTTCTGCTGGCCGCGCTGCTCGGCGCGGCGCTCGTGCTGTCTGGCTGCGCCACGGTCAAGGGCCTTGGGCGGGACATCGAATCGGTCGGTCAGGCCGGCTCGGACGCGATCAACCGCTAG
- a CDS encoding SMP-30/gluconolactonase/LRE family protein → MTIEMETVAEGLEFPEGPIACADGSVLLVEIARQTLTRVRPDGTVEIVAHLGGGPNGAAIGPDGAVYVVNNGGALEFPEGWKEAGKLGLPAHYEGGYVQRVDLATGAVTRLYDNCDGKPLNAPNDIVFDAAGGMWFTCFGFSDGETRRLGGVYYARPDGSAITRWRSEQISPNGIGLSPDGRMLYWADSMLQRLWSLDILEPGVVAPEAGHDSGAILTNLPGMQWFDSLAVEAGGKVAVATLFNGGITLVDPADGSVAHIPVPDPIATNICFGGADMRTAWITGSATGKLFRCRWPRPGLRLNFQAV, encoded by the coding sequence ATGACGATCGAGATGGAGACCGTGGCGGAGGGGCTCGAGTTTCCGGAAGGGCCCATCGCCTGCGCGGACGGATCGGTGCTGCTGGTGGAGATCGCGCGGCAGACCCTGACCCGCGTGCGGCCGGACGGCACGGTGGAGATCGTCGCGCATCTGGGCGGGGGGCCCAATGGCGCCGCCATCGGCCCGGACGGCGCCGTCTATGTCGTCAACAATGGCGGCGCGCTCGAATTCCCGGAAGGGTGGAAGGAGGCCGGCAAGCTCGGCCTGCCCGCGCATTATGAGGGCGGCTATGTCCAGCGGGTCGATCTCGCGACCGGCGCTGTCACGCGGCTCTACGACAATTGCGACGGCAAGCCGCTCAATGCGCCCAACGACATCGTGTTCGATGCCGCCGGCGGCATGTGGTTCACCTGCTTCGGCTTCTCGGACGGGGAGACGCGGCGGCTGGGCGGGGTCTATTATGCCAGGCCGGACGGCTCGGCGATCACGCGCTGGCGCTCCGAGCAGATCTCGCCCAACGGCATCGGCCTCTCGCCGGACGGCCGGATGCTCTACTGGGCGGATTCCATGCTCCAGCGGCTCTGGTCGCTGGATATTCTGGAGCCCGGCGTGGTCGCGCCGGAAGCGGGCCATGACAGCGGCGCGATCCTCACCAACCTGCCCGGCATGCAGTGGTTCGACAGCCTGGCCGTCGAGGCGGGCGGCAAGGTCGCGGTCGCGACCCTGTTCAATGGCGGCATCACGCTGGTCGATCCGGCCGACGGCAGCGTGGCGCATATCCCCGTGCCCGATCCCATCGCCACCAACATCTGCTTCGGCGGCGCGGACATGCGCACGGCCTGGATCACCGGATCGGCGACGGGCAAGCTCTTCCGCTGCCGCTGGCCCCGGCCGGGCCTGCGCCTCAATTTTCAGGCGGTCTGA
- a CDS encoding methyl-accepting chemotaxis protein encodes MAQTSKLETTIIRTVENVGDLGLRTLDLQADIAELADRVTDQAAMLESLEEAAIGLAQSSDQVEKKVDAARAQADTARAVVDDSSQQLSSASQNVLELIEQVSRIHHGLGSFNDALSSVGHTSKIISTIARQTNLLALNAAIEAARAGDAGRGFAVVASEVKKLAQETALATQQIEGSIRELTSEAEAMLSRIVAGSEKANDAHRASGEIGALVDRLRDLILGLSDNSEAVSGNVHSILGAIGEIRGGLSDLADASIDNAIGLQRLSTRVTSVSDDTNLLLQYLAESGVDLPDSPYIQFGLEAAAGIVLGLEAALAAGEITPEAMLSDHYEPVPGSDPPLYAHPAQPIITRAARPWQEKARSLPGFFGMSCTDRNAFGAVAMPERSLPQRSGQIDWNLEYSRAGQIFNFSDTRDQCQMTQPFCLKAYRRPVATGGVMLLKQVIASIHVAGRHWGVLQLAYEDPVSRAAAQAEADQPAPLPQRERVA; translated from the coding sequence GTGGCGCAGACGAGCAAACTGGAAACCACGATCATCCGCACCGTCGAGAATGTCGGAGACCTCGGCCTCCGGACGCTCGACCTGCAGGCCGACATCGCCGAACTCGCCGACCGCGTGACCGATCAGGCCGCGATGCTCGAATCCCTGGAGGAAGCCGCGATCGGCCTCGCCCAATCGAGCGACCAGGTGGAGAAGAAGGTCGATGCCGCCCGCGCCCAGGCCGACACCGCGCGCGCCGTGGTGGACGATTCCAGCCAGCAGCTCAGCTCCGCGTCCCAGAATGTGCTCGAACTCATCGAGCAGGTCTCCCGCATCCATCACGGCCTGGGCAGCTTCAACGACGCGCTCTCCAGCGTCGGCCATACCAGCAAGATCATCAGCACCATTGCCCGGCAAACCAATCTCCTCGCGCTCAATGCCGCCATCGAGGCCGCGCGCGCGGGCGATGCCGGCCGGGGCTTCGCGGTCGTCGCCAGCGAGGTCAAGAAGCTCGCGCAGGAAACAGCGCTCGCCACGCAGCAGATCGAAGGCTCCATCCGCGAGCTGACCAGCGAGGCCGAGGCCATGCTCTCGCGCATCGTGGCGGGCAGCGAGAAGGCCAATGACGCGCATCGCGCGTCCGGCGAGATCGGCGCGCTCGTCGACCGGCTGCGCGACCTCATCCTCGGCCTGTCCGACAACAGCGAGGCGGTCTCGGGCAATGTCCATTCCATCCTGGGCGCGATCGGCGAGATCCGGGGCGGGCTGAGCGACCTTGCCGACGCCTCGATCGACAATGCGATCGGCCTGCAGCGGCTCTCCACGCGCGTGACCTCGGTCAGTGACGACACGAACCTGCTGCTCCAGTATCTGGCGGAAAGCGGCGTCGACCTGCCCGATTCGCCCTATATCCAGTTCGGCCTGGAAGCGGCGGCGGGCATCGTGCTGGGCCTGGAAGCCGCGCTCGCGGCCGGCGAGATCACGCCCGAGGCCATGCTCAGCGACCATTATGAGCCGGTGCCGGGGAGCGATCCGCCGCTCTACGCGCATCCCGCCCAGCCGATCATCACCCGCGCGGCGCGCCCGTGGCAGGAGAAGGCCCGCAGCCTGCCGGGCTTCTTCGGCATGAGCTGCACCGACCGCAATGCCTTCGGCGCCGTCGCCATGCCGGAGCGGTCGCTGCCCCAGCGTTCCGGCCAGATCGACTGGAACCTCGAATATTCGCGCGCCGGCCAGATCTTCAATTTCTCCGACACGCGCGACCAATGCCAGATGACGCAGCCCTTCTGCCTCAAGGCCTATCGCCGGCCGGTCGCCACGGGCGGCGTCATGCTGCTCAAGCAGGTGATCGCGTCCATCCATGTGGCGGGCCGCCACTGGGGCGTGCTCCAGCTCGCTTATGAGGACCCGGTCAGCCGGGCGGCCGCGCAGGCCGAAGCGGACCAGCCCGCCCCGCTCCCGCAGCGCGAACGCGTGGCCTGA
- a CDS encoding glycine zipper 2TM domain-containing protein, with the protein MYKALKKSVAALVLGAVTIGGLAATPAYADRGRDNDRHWKRDRDDRRHHDRRNDRHWKHDRRGPDRVVVIDRRPVVRPAPRVVYAYDWNRPDPRYRGYYADRYYRGGYAPIRVTRETRVYRGHDNRYYCRRSDGTTGLIIGAAVGGLLGDQIDQGRSSILGAVLGAGAGAMIGREIDRGDVVCR; encoded by the coding sequence ATGTACAAGGCACTGAAGAAGAGCGTCGCGGCCCTCGTGCTGGGCGCGGTGACCATCGGCGGTCTGGCCGCCACCCCGGCTTATGCCGATCGCGGGCGGGACAATGACCGCCACTGGAAGCGCGATCGCGACGATCGCCGGCATCATGACCGCCGGAATGACCGCCACTGGAAGCATGACCGTCGCGGGCCGGACCGGGTCGTGGTGATCGATCGCCGCCCTGTCGTCCGCCCGGCGCCGCGCGTCGTCTATGCTTATGACTGGAACCGGCCCGACCCGCGCTATCGCGGCTATTATGCGGACCGTTATTATCGCGGCGGCTATGCCCCGATCCGCGTGACGCGCGAGACCCGCGTCTATCGCGGCCATGACAACCGCTATTATTGCCGCCGCTCGGACGGCACCACCGGCCTCATCATCGGCGCGGCGGTCGGCGGGCTGCTGGGCGACCAGATCGACCAGGGCCGCTCGTCCATCCTGGGCGCGGTGCTGGGCGCCGGCGCCGGCGCGATGATCGGTCGCGAGATCGATCGCGGCGACGTGGTCTGCCGCTGA
- a CDS encoding multidrug effflux MFS transporter yields the protein MAHRTDSGSRRDTPSAAPEKLPLGQIILLAALTAVLPASIDGLSPALPAIAAALDTRAAHVPAAISAFVISFAIAQLLGGMLADALGRRPVVLAGLAIYVLASVLALFATSFPLLLAARALQGLGAAAAVLLARTIVRDQLPREAAGRALAQIGIFFSCTPIIAPLISGVLVSVGGWRAPLLAMAVLGVVIGAASLLRLPETLARDKRLPFDGPGLLGSFARLSRSPALLAYVLANAFAYSGILLFSAAAPQVMIDHMGLGALDYALLFALSTMGFMAGNAASFRLVRRQGVDGTLRIGVPFQLAGPIAMLVATQLWPNAWAALIVPQILYTFGWGIVQPQAQAGALSTHPESIGQASALLGFVQLAIAAIIVAVFSRLTGGTSLALALGMAFCGAGALLCGWLLVGRR from the coding sequence ATGGCCCATCGCACCGATAGCGGGTCGCGGCGCGACACCCCGTCCGCCGCACCCGAGAAGCTGCCGCTCGGGCAGATCATCCTGCTCGCCGCGCTGACGGCAGTACTCCCCGCGTCGATCGATGGTCTCTCGCCTGCCCTGCCGGCGATTGCCGCCGCGCTCGATACCCGGGCCGCGCATGTGCCCGCGGCGATCAGCGCCTTCGTCATCAGCTTCGCCATTGCCCAGCTGCTGGGCGGCATGCTGGCCGATGCGCTGGGCCGTCGCCCGGTCGTGCTCGCCGGCCTTGCCATTTATGTGCTGGCCAGCGTCCTCGCCCTGTTCGCGACCAGCTTTCCCTTGCTGCTTGCGGCCCGCGCGCTGCAGGGGCTGGGCGCCGCCGCCGCCGTCCTCCTGGCGCGGACGATCGTGCGCGATCAGCTCCCGCGTGAGGCGGCGGGGCGGGCGCTGGCGCAGATCGGCATCTTCTTCTCCTGCACGCCCATCATCGCGCCGCTCATCAGCGGCGTGCTGGTGAGCGTGGGCGGATGGCGCGCGCCGCTGCTGGCCATGGCTGTGCTGGGCGTCGTCATCGGCGCCGCCAGCCTGCTGCGCCTTCCCGAGACGCTGGCGCGCGACAAGCGCCTGCCGTTTGATGGCCCGGGGCTGCTCGGCTCCTTCGCGCGCCTGTCCCGCTCGCCCGCGCTGCTGGCTTATGTGCTGGCCAATGCCTTCGCCTATAGTGGCATACTGCTTTTCTCGGCCGCTGCGCCGCAGGTCATGATCGATCATATGGGGCTTGGCGCGCTCGATTATGCGCTGCTGTTCGCGCTCTCGACCATGGGCTTCATGGCGGGCAATGCGGCGTCCTTCCGGCTCGTGCGGCGGCAGGGCGTCGATGGCACGCTGCGCATTGGCGTGCCTTTCCAGCTCGCCGGCCCCATCGCCATGCTCGTGGCGACGCAGCTGTGGCCCAATGCGTGGGCAGCGCTGATCGTCCCGCAGATTCTCTACACCTTCGGCTGGGGCATCGTGCAGCCGCAGGCGCAGGCCGGTGCGCTCTCCACGCATCCTGAGAGCATCGGCCAGGCTTCCGCGCTGCTCGGCTTCGTGCAGCTCGCCATCGCGGCGATCATCGTGGCGGTCTTCTCGCGCCTCACTGGCGGCACTTCGCTCGCCCTGGCCCTCGGCATGGCCTTCTGCGGCGCCGGAGCGCTGCTGTGCGGCTGGCTGCTGGTCGGGCGGCGCTAG
- a CDS encoding nuclear transport factor 2 family protein — MLSLLLAAALAQGTASPIPTDAATLRADIQAADTAFFTLFFERCDPDALSEMVAPDFEMYHDRDGVVARDGKSFIALYAQGCAARSRPDAWRSRRALVEDSLKVEPVPGFGAIEEGEHLFYERKGDGPERLVGRARFVQLWQKDGQGPWRLARVLSLSHRAVD, encoded by the coding sequence ATGCTTTCCCTGCTGCTTGCCGCCGCCCTTGCGCAGGGTACCGCCTCGCCCATCCCGACAGACGCCGCCACGTTGCGTGCGGATATCCAGGCGGCGGATACGGCCTTCTTCACCCTGTTCTTCGAGCGGTGCGATCCGGACGCGCTGAGCGAGATGGTCGCGCCCGACTTCGAGATGTATCATGACCGGGACGGCGTCGTGGCGCGGGACGGCAAGAGCTTCATCGCGCTCTATGCGCAGGGATGCGCCGCGCGGTCCCGCCCGGATGCCTGGCGCAGCCGCCGCGCACTGGTGGAGGACAGCCTGAAGGTCGAGCCCGTCCCCGGCTTCGGCGCGATCGAGGAAGGCGAGCATCTCTTCTACGAACGCAAGGGAGACGGGCCGGAACGGCTGGTCGGCCGGGCGCGCTTCGTCCAGCTCTGGCAGAAGGACGGGCAAGGCCCGTGGCGCCTCGCGCGCGTCCTCAGCCTCAGCCATCGCGCCGTGGACTGA
- a CDS encoding PepSY domain-containing protein, whose product MPLPRPRPRKEHNMRKWHRWITVFIGIFMLFIALTGLGSHFAAMYARGSFFEQAQSEGPPRGAPASAAPAAGAATAPATAPTTPPAPSSARQLVGLFHHLHSGEFFGPVGVIISLLAGFALLFFAGSGMWMYLQMYRQRRARNRKELFWK is encoded by the coding sequence ATTCCGCTGCCACGTCCCCGTCCTCGCAAGGAACACAACATGCGCAAGTGGCATCGCTGGATCACGGTTTTCATCGGCATCTTCATGCTGTTCATTGCCCTTACCGGGCTGGGCAGCCATTTCGCGGCAATGTATGCGCGCGGCAGCTTCTTCGAGCAGGCGCAGAGCGAAGGGCCGCCGCGCGGCGCGCCCGCGAGCGCCGCTCCGGCCGCAGGCGCAGCGACGGCGCCCGCGACGGCTCCGACCACGCCACCAGCACCAAGTTCCGCGCGCCAGCTCGTCGGCCTGTTTCATCATCTCCACTCGGGCGAGTTCTTCGGCCCCGTGGGCGTGATCATCTCGCTTCTCGCCGGCTTCGCCCTGCTGTTCTTCGCGGGATCGGGCATGTGGATGTATCTCCAGATGTACCGCCAGCGGCGCGCGCGCAACCGGAAGGAACTGTTCTGGAAATAA
- a CDS encoding NAD(P)H-dependent oxidoreductase, producing the protein MRIFILLGHPDAASFNGRIADAYEAAARAAGHEVRRQDVGALAFDPILRRGHRDPPPVEPDVAAAQQALMWCERFVLVYPMWWGGMPALLKGWIDRVLMPGFAFRYHDADPWWDRHLAGRTAHIISTCDCPVLYARWRYRDCDFTGLRHAILGFCGMRTARTKRIGRVKFLDAAAREGALAGVARMARR; encoded by the coding sequence ATGCGCATCTTCATCCTGCTGGGCCATCCGGACGCTGCGAGTTTCAACGGCCGGATCGCCGACGCCTATGAGGCCGCCGCGCGCGCCGCGGGGCATGAGGTTCGCCGCCAGGATGTCGGCGCGCTCGCCTTCGATCCGATATTGCGCCGGGGCCATCGCGATCCGCCGCCGGTCGAGCCCGATGTCGCGGCCGCGCAGCAGGCGCTGATGTGGTGCGAGCGGTTCGTGCTTGTCTATCCCATGTGGTGGGGCGGCATGCCGGCACTGCTCAAGGGCTGGATCGACCGGGTGCTGATGCCCGGCTTCGCGTTCCGCTATCATGATGCCGATCCATGGTGGGACCGGCATCTGGCGGGCCGCACCGCGCACATCATCTCCACCTGCGATTGCCCGGTCCTCTATGCGCGCTGGCGCTATCGCGACTGTGATTTCACCGGCCTGCGCCACGCCATTCTCGGCTTCTGCGGCATGCGGACGGCGCGGACGAAGCGCATCGGTCGCGTCAAGTTCCTGGACGCGGCGGCGCGGGAGGGAGCGCTGGCGGGCGTGGCCAGGATGGCGCGCCGTTGA
- a CDS encoding HNH endonuclease, protein MTKSWSDAVTDAVRRHVAATGLRTFTRQALIDSQLDNIVSETGSAGATPHQTLSRELQQLRDRGLLEFLDHGIYRWMGAAPNPDRKGLHKGVFVIGSHSIYQDEPDRFYRFPVKWLANASKIEGNWIIYQEPRRAGRRGYYAVARFEKIVPDPAKEKMYLALIAPGSYLEFGRDVPFQVEGAAVERGLLNPDGRLNNGRAIQSIRPISDEDFNRIVGLGLVDEDELLPRSENAEVLNTVREEALPWHGPIDRATMLVNRAVRDRQFRKRVLDVYDCRCALTGMKLINGGGRAEAQAAHIMSVAAGGPDLVNNGIALSGTVHWMFDRGLISLSDDGEILLSRKINDIEGVRRLIHDDQKARFPISLAHRPHARYLDWHRRECFSP, encoded by the coding sequence GTGACGAAAAGTTGGTCCGATGCGGTGACCGATGCTGTGAGACGACACGTCGCCGCCACGGGTTTGCGAACCTTCACGCGTCAAGCGCTTATAGATTCTCAGTTAGACAATATTGTGTCGGAAACCGGCTCTGCTGGAGCGACACCTCACCAGACCCTCAGTCGGGAATTGCAGCAACTTCGCGATAGGGGATTACTCGAATTCCTCGATCATGGAATCTATCGTTGGATGGGTGCTGCGCCTAACCCGGATCGCAAAGGGCTGCATAAAGGCGTCTTCGTTATCGGGTCACATTCCATTTATCAGGATGAACCTGATCGTTTTTATCGCTTCCCGGTAAAATGGCTTGCCAATGCGTCCAAGATCGAAGGCAACTGGATTATCTATCAAGAGCCCCGGCGTGCCGGACGGCGGGGCTATTATGCTGTTGCCAGGTTCGAAAAAATTGTTCCTGACCCGGCTAAAGAGAAAATGTACTTGGCCCTCATAGCGCCCGGTTCATATTTGGAATTCGGTCGTGACGTACCTTTTCAGGTGGAGGGCGCGGCGGTCGAGCGAGGGCTCCTAAATCCCGATGGTCGGCTGAACAACGGACGAGCCATTCAATCCATAAGGCCGATTTCGGACGAGGATTTCAATCGTATCGTTGGCCTGGGCCTTGTCGATGAAGACGAGCTTTTGCCGAGAAGCGAGAATGCTGAGGTCCTCAACACCGTTCGGGAAGAGGCTCTGCCCTGGCACGGCCCGATCGACCGGGCCACAATGCTTGTAAATCGCGCTGTCAGAGATCGGCAGTTTCGTAAGCGTGTTCTTGATGTCTACGATTGCCGTTGTGCACTGACTGGGATGAAGTTGATCAACGGCGGTGGTCGTGCTGAAGCACAGGCCGCGCATATTATGAGTGTCGCAGCCGGTGGGCCTGATCTAGTTAACAACGGAATCGCTCTTTCCGGCACCGTTCACTGGATGTTTGACAGAGGACTGATCTCGTTGAGCGATGATGGCGAGATTTTACTCTCTCGCAAAATCAACGACATTGAAGGCGTCCGCAGGCTCATCCATGATGACCAGAAAGCTCGATTCCCGATCTCTTTGGCGCATCGTCCCCATGCGCGTTACCTTGATTGGCACCGGCGCGAGTGCTTCAGCCCTTAA
- a CDS encoding ribonucleoside-diphosphate reductase subunit alpha, which produces MEFRDLQAEGSAAELVVAEPATESARPEPKARETRKAAASNSVDARRFDIATDASRDALLTEFGKETLRDRYLLPGESYQDLFARVAAAYADDQPHAQRLYDYISRLWFMPATPVLSNGGTGRGLPISCYLNSVDDSLEGIVNTWNENVWLASRGGGIGTYWGSVRGIGEPVGLNGKTSGIIPFVRVMDSLTLAISQGSLRRGSAACYLDISHPEIEEFLEIRKPSGDFNRKALNLHHGVLVTDEFMEAVRDGSEFALRSPKDGSVRGKVDARSLFQKLVETRLATGEPYIVFSDTVNRTMPKHHRDLGLKVSTSNLCSEITLPTGKDQFGNDRTAVCCLSSLNLETWDEWQGDKSFIEDVMRFLDNVLQDYIDRAPDEMARAKYSASRERSVGLGVMGFHSFLQARGIPFESAMAKSWNLRIFKHINAKANEASMLLAHERGPCPDAADQGVMERFSCKMAIAPTASISIICGGTSACIEPIPANIYTHKTLSGSFIVKNPYLENILQAKSKDSTNVWNSILEKGGSVQHLDFLTQDEKDAYKTSFEIDQRWLLELAADRAPFIDQAQSLNLFIPADVEKWDLLMLHYRAWELGVKSLYYLRSKSIQRAGFAGGVEADNTAELKKIELPNTDYDECLACQ; this is translated from the coding sequence ATGGAGTTTCGCGATTTGCAGGCAGAAGGTTCAGCAGCGGAATTGGTTGTCGCCGAGCCGGCGACCGAAAGCGCGCGTCCCGAGCCCAAGGCGCGGGAGACGCGCAAGGCCGCGGCCTCGAACAGCGTCGATGCGCGCCGCTTCGACATCGCCACGGACGCCAGCCGCGACGCGCTGCTGACCGAATTCGGCAAGGAGACGCTGCGGGACCGCTATCTGCTGCCCGGCGAATCCTACCAGGACCTGTTTGCCCGTGTGGCCGCCGCTTATGCGGACGATCAGCCGCATGCCCAGCGGCTTTATGATTATATCTCGCGGCTGTGGTTCATGCCCGCGACGCCCGTGCTCTCCAACGGCGGCACCGGGCGCGGCCTGCCGATCAGCTGCTATCTGAACTCGGTGGACGACAGCCTGGAAGGCATCGTCAACACCTGGAACGAGAATGTCTGGCTCGCCTCGCGCGGCGGCGGCATCGGCACTTATTGGGGCAGCGTGCGCGGCATCGGCGAGCCGGTCGGCCTCAACGGCAAGACCAGCGGCATCATCCCCTTCGTGCGGGTGATGGATTCGCTCACGCTCGCCATCTCGCAGGGCTCGCTGCGGCGCGGCTCGGCGGCCTGCTATCTCGACATTTCCCACCCGGAGATCGAGGAGTTCCTCGAGATCCGCAAGCCCTCGGGCGACTTCAACCGCAAGGCGCTGAACCTCCACCATGGCGTGCTCGTCACCGACGAGTTCATGGAAGCGGTGCGGGACGGCAGCGAGTTCGCGCTCAGGTCCCCCAAGGACGGCAGCGTGCGCGGCAAGGTCGATGCCCGCTCGCTCTTCCAGAAGCTGGTCGAGACGCGGCTTGCGACCGGCGAGCCCTATATCGTGTTCTCGGACACGGTGAATCGCACGATGCCCAAGCACCACCGCGACCTGGGGCTCAAGGTCTCGACGTCCAACCTCTGCTCGGAAATCACGCTGCCGACCGGCAAGGACCAGTTCGGCAACGATCGCACCGCCGTGTGCTGCCTCTCCTCGCTCAACCTGGAAACCTGGGACGAGTGGCAGGGGGACAAGAGCTTCATCGAGGACGTGATGCGCTTCCTCGACAATGTGCTGCAGGACTATATCGACCGCGCGCCGGACGAGATGGCGCGGGCCAAATATTCCGCCAGCCGCGAGCGCTCGGTGGGCCTGGGCGTCATGGGCTTCCACAGCTTCCTGCAGGCGCGCGGCATCCCCTTCGAAAGCGCGATGGCCAAGAGCTGGAACCTGCGCATCTTCAAGCATATCAACGCCAAGGCCAACGAGGCATCGATGCTGCTCGCCCATGAGCGCGGCCCCTGCCCGGACGCCGCCGACCAGGGCGTGATGGAGCGCTTCTCCTGCAAGATGGCGATCGCGCCGACCGCCTCGATCAGCATCATCTGCGGCGGCACGTCGGCCTGCATCGAGCCGATCCCGGCGAACATCTATACGCACAAGACGCTGTCCGGCAGCTTCATCGTCAAGAACCCGTATCTGGAGAATATCCTCCAGGCCAAGAGCAAGGATTCGACCAATGTGTGGAATTCGATCCTGGAGAAGGGCGGCTCGGTCCAGCATCTGGACTTCCTGACGCAGGACGAGAAGGACGCCTACAAGACCAGCTTCGAGATCGACCAGCGCTGGCTGCTCGAACTGGCCGCCGACCGCGCCCCGTTCATCGATCAGGCCCAGTCGCTCAATCTCTTCATCCCCGCCGATGTGGAGAAATGGGATCTGCTCATGCTCCATTACCGGGCCTGGGAGCTGGGCGTGAAGTCGCTTTATTATCTGCGCTCCAAGTCGATCCAGCGCGCCGGCTTTGCGGGCGGGGTCGAGGCGGACAACACCGCCGAGCTCAAGAAGATCGAGCTGCCGAACACCGATTATGACGAGTGCCTCGCCTGCCAGTGA
- a CDS encoding ribonucleotide-diphosphate reductase subunit beta gives MSLLQASKVYKPFEYPWAYDFWKRQQQVHWMPEEVPLGEDCRDWAQKLSDHERNLLTQIFRFFTQADVEVQDCYHDKYGRVFKPTEIKMMLTAFSNMETIHIAAYSHLLDTIGMPESEYSMFLEYDEMRAKHDYMQQFGVDSDEDIARTLAMFGGFTEGMQLFASFAMLMNFPRFNKMKGMGQIVTWSVRDETLHCEGIVRLFHEFVKERDCLTRAVKEDIIDCCQKTVRLEDAFIDLAFEQGPVPGMTANEIKRYIRYIADWRLGQLGFKPVYMIEEHPLPWLTPLLNGVEHANFFETRATEYSKGATRGNWNEVWDSFDSRKKMRANDGAGDETEGGEDMFSRAGVAAE, from the coding sequence ATGTCTCTTCTTCAAGCCTCCAAGGTCTACAAGCCCTTCGAATATCCCTGGGCCTATGACTTCTGGAAGCGCCAGCAGCAGGTGCACTGGATGCCCGAGGAAGTGCCTCTGGGCGAGGACTGCCGGGACTGGGCGCAGAAGCTCTCCGACCATGAGCGCAACCTGCTCACGCAGATCTTCCGCTTCTTCACCCAGGCGGACGTGGAAGTGCAGGATTGCTACCACGACAAATATGGCCGCGTGTTCAAGCCGACCGAGATCAAGATGATGCTGACCGCGTTCAGCAACATGGAGACGATCCACATCGCGGCCTATTCGCACCTGCTCGACACCATCGGCATGCCCGAGAGCGAATATTCGATGTTCCTCGAATATGACGAGATGCGTGCCAAGCATGACTATATGCAGCAGTTCGGCGTGGACAGCGACGAGGACATCGCCCGCACCCTCGCCATGTTCGGCGGCTTCACCGAGGGCATGCAGCTCTTCGCAAGCTTTGCCATGCTGATGAACTTCCCGCGCTTCAACAAGATGAAGGGCATGGGGCAGATCGTCACCTGGTCCGTGCGCGACGAGACCCTGCACTGCGAAGGCATCGTGCGCCTGTTCCACGAATTCGTGAAGGAGCGCGACTGCCTCACCCGGGCGGTGAAGGAAGACATCATCGACTGCTGCCAGAAGACCGTGCGGCTGGAGGACGCCTTCATCGATCTCGCCTTCGAGCAGGGGCCGGTGCCGGGCATGACCGCCAACGAGATCAAGCGCTACATCCGCTACATCGCGGACTGGCGCCTGGGCCAGCTCGGCTTCAAGCCGGTCTACATGATCGAGGAGCACCCGCTCCCCTGGCTCACCCCGCTGCTCAACGGCGTGGAGCACGCCAACTTCTTCGAGACCCGCGCCACCGAATATTCCAAGGGCGCCACGCGCGGCAACTGGAACGAAGTGTGGGACAGCTTCGACAGCCGCAAGAAAATGCGCGCGAACGACGGCGCAGGCGACGAAACCGAAGGCGGCGAGGATATGTTCTCTCGGGCCGGGGTGGCGGCGGAGTAG
- a CDS encoding DUF2171 domain-containing protein, translated as MHEGLRIEPGSDVIDANGQRVGTVLSVEGGIMRMAFHDAGVSPSLPIRVNGIARVDADGVHLAGPVSQDLGGEGDEDGSGIDLNPAALNALHRGQARSAP; from the coding sequence ATGCATGAGGGACTGCGGATCGAGCCCGGCTCGGACGTCATCGATGCGAACGGGCAGCGCGTGGGCACGGTGCTGTCCGTGGAAGGCGGGATCATGCGCATGGCCTTTCACGACGCCGGGGTCTCGCCCAGCCTGCCGATCCGGGTGAACGGCATTGCGCGTGTCGATGCGGATGGCGTTCATCTCGCCGGGCCGGTGTCGCAGGACCTCGGGGGCGAGGGGGACGAGGACGGGAGCGGCATCGATCTCAACCCAGCCGCCCTGAACGCCCTTCACCGGGGACAGGCGCGCTCGGCGCCCTGA